The Couchioplanes caeruleus sequence ACGGCCGCCGGGCCAGGCGCGGATCCCACCGCCGCCGCGGGGACCGCCGGCTGCGGCAGCCCGGCCTCCTCGTAAGCCGCCGCGGCCACCACCGCCGGCGCGCCGAGCCGCTCCAGGACGTGCAGGAGGTCGGCCTCCGACGAGACGCCGCGCTCGGCCCGCTCGGTCGCGATGTGCGCTTCGAGGTCGCCGAGCAGCTCCCGGCGTTGCAGCACGGGCAGGCCGTGCAGCCGCTGCTCGATCTCTTGCAGGTACTCGGCGACGACGACGTCGTACTGGTCGCTGCTCATTCCCCACCGGTCCCTACGAGACGGTCGACGGTTTGCCGAAAGGAAACCCATTCCGTGCGAAAGTGCGCCAGCGCCGACCGACCGCTGTCGGTGAGGGCGTAATAGCGCCGGGGCGGACCCGACGGCGACTCGCTCCATTTGCTGTCGAGCCAGCCGACGCGACGCAGCCGGGACAGCAGCGGATAGATGGTGCCCTCGGAGGCGGCGAGGTTCGTCTCGTCGCCGAAGCGGCGCACGATCTCCGTGCCGTACCGGTCCTCGTGCTCCACCATGGCGAGCACACAGAACTCCAGAGTTCCACGCCGCAGACCGGTCGAGAGCTGCGCGACGTCTGCCATGCGGCACACGGTACCTTGCGTCGCAAGGTACCTCAAGACGCCTTACGGCACCGGCGGCCCGGGCTCCATGAGATCCGCGAGCAGATCGCCGTACGCATCGACGCGCTCGAGCACCTCGCCCGCGCCGAACTGCCGGGCGGGCTCCTCGCCGAGCGCCATGGCCTCCACCTCTTCCCAGGTCAGCGGGGCGGAGGCGGTCGGCGATCCGAGGGCCCGCAGCGAGTACGGCGCCACCGTGGTCTTGGCCGCGGCGTTCTGGCTCCAGTCGATGAAGACCTTC is a genomic window containing:
- a CDS encoding PadR family transcriptional regulator; the encoded protein is MADVAQLSTGLRRGTLEFCVLAMVEHEDRYGTEIVRRFGDETNLAASEGTIYPLLSRLRRVGWLDSKWSESPSGPPRRYYALTDSGRSALAHFRTEWVSFRQTVDRLVGTGGE